A genomic segment from Streptomyces sp. NBC_01233 encodes:
- a CDS encoding aminotransferase class I/II-fold pyridoxal phosphate-dependent enzyme, giving the protein MACRFPGARDVNQYWRLLTAPRTQFSTIPDSRWRTAAFLGDSLRDTSSAYTDTMALLPDVGHFDAAHYGIPPRRARAMDPQHRLLIDLAREAIQDAGWEADGFDREETSVITALTESGYRELSTMQIRMRQLTGGEFGARAADPRWPETVRAVDGLHGTSAAGLLLNMGPNTISSVFDLHGESYALDSACSGGLMAVANAVHALRAGRSRIALAGGAQLILAPDLLVGLCRIGALSRSGRCLPFGARADGFVLGEGAGVLVLRPLADALAAADRVYAVIRGVGTANDGTVQGGMYPRAAGQLRALRRAYRDADLPPDAVGYLEAHGTGTTVGDPVELDVLRELRGERAAPAHLGAVKAVIGHSLNSAGMAGLIKSVLAVHRGVIPPQPEFDLADRPALDAARLTVATEPTPWPDDGRPRRAGVSAFGFGGTGVHVVVEECAAPDRPAPAGGPHHLVLSARDRAGLARYARELAHTLTEDRPPLAAVADTLARRAPLTERLDVVAQDAADAVARLTAAAEAVAAGRTGEPGPGGEPGPGPRPSTERVPPCTLPPSPLAPRRHWVVDESARELQDRAGPVDPPGVAPAVSPAVPPVASPRPDGASAAAVVLEEVSRTGVFPVSDLGERMTLVTDLGFDSLMLQELEVGIGKRVPGFRTEELFSPDLTVGRLIALVDPDRAEPAPPAQPPPREALPEWGAGTASVDDFPEVGRFEERLNAIADSGAQYPYFRVHEGNIRDTTVIGGRAYLSFGSYNYLGISGHPAVNEAARRAVDRYGTSVSASRVLSGERELTVRLERALAAFLGVGDCLTLVSGHATNVTAIGHLVGAQDLVVHDALAHDSILQGCALSGAARRPFAHNDIGQLEHMLRLNRSRFRRVLIAVEGAYSMDGDLVDLPAVIELKKRYGALLMVDEAHSIGTVGEHGRGVGEFFGVDRSDVDLWMGTLSKAFASCGGYLGGSPRMVRWLRHTLPGFVYSVGPTPANAAAALAATELIAAEPHRVRTLRRNARLFLGLAASAGLATGSSADTPIVPCVLGDSARTLRVAGGLFDRGIIADPIVHPAVEDGLSRLRFFLTSEHREDDIRRAVSVLAEEVASTGH; this is encoded by the coding sequence ATGGCGTGCAGGTTCCCTGGAGCACGCGATGTGAACCAGTACTGGCGGCTCCTGACGGCACCCCGGACCCAGTTCTCCACCATCCCGGACTCGCGCTGGCGCACCGCCGCCTTCCTCGGCGACAGCCTCCGTGACACCTCGTCGGCGTACACGGACACCATGGCGCTGCTGCCGGACGTGGGCCACTTCGACGCGGCGCACTACGGCATCCCGCCGCGGCGGGCCAGGGCGATGGACCCCCAGCACCGGCTGCTGATCGACCTCGCCCGCGAGGCGATCCAGGACGCGGGGTGGGAAGCCGACGGCTTCGACCGCGAGGAGACCTCGGTCATCACGGCGCTCACCGAGAGCGGCTACCGCGAGCTCAGCACCATGCAGATCCGGATGCGGCAGCTGACCGGCGGAGAGTTCGGGGCGCGGGCGGCCGACCCCCGGTGGCCGGAGACCGTCCGCGCGGTCGACGGACTGCACGGCACGTCCGCGGCCGGACTGCTGCTCAACATGGGGCCGAACACGATCAGTTCGGTCTTCGACCTGCACGGCGAGAGCTACGCGCTGGACTCGGCGTGCTCGGGTGGACTCATGGCCGTGGCCAACGCCGTGCACGCCCTGCGCGCGGGCCGGTCCCGCATCGCACTCGCGGGCGGCGCCCAGCTGATACTCGCCCCCGACCTGCTGGTGGGGCTGTGCCGGATCGGCGCCCTCTCGCGCAGCGGCAGGTGCCTGCCCTTCGGCGCGCGGGCCGACGGCTTCGTCCTGGGGGAGGGAGCCGGGGTCCTGGTGCTGCGGCCCCTGGCCGACGCACTGGCGGCCGCCGACCGGGTCTATGCCGTGATCCGCGGTGTGGGGACGGCCAACGACGGGACCGTGCAGGGCGGCATGTACCCCCGCGCTGCCGGTCAGCTCCGGGCCCTGCGCCGCGCGTACCGGGACGCGGACCTGCCCCCGGACGCGGTGGGCTACCTGGAGGCGCACGGCACCGGCACGACGGTCGGTGACCCCGTCGAGCTCGACGTCCTGCGCGAACTGCGCGGTGAGCGGGCCGCACCCGCCCACCTCGGGGCGGTGAAGGCGGTGATCGGACACTCGCTCAACTCGGCGGGGATGGCCGGGCTCATCAAGTCCGTCCTGGCCGTGCATCGGGGCGTGATACCGCCGCAACCGGAGTTCGACCTGGCCGACCGCCCCGCGCTGGACGCCGCGCGGCTGACCGTGGCCACGGAGCCGACCCCCTGGCCGGACGACGGCCGGCCGCGCAGGGCGGGGGTGAGCGCCTTCGGCTTCGGAGGCACGGGCGTGCACGTGGTGGTCGAGGAGTGCGCCGCGCCGGATCGCCCGGCACCGGCGGGGGGACCGCACCACCTGGTCCTCAGCGCCCGCGACCGGGCCGGGCTGGCCCGCTACGCCCGGGAACTGGCGCACACCCTCACCGAGGACCGGCCGCCGCTGGCTGCGGTGGCGGACACCCTGGCCCGCCGGGCGCCCCTCACGGAACGCCTCGACGTCGTGGCGCAGGACGCCGCCGACGCCGTCGCCCGGCTGACCGCGGCGGCCGAGGCCGTCGCGGCGGGCCGTACGGGAGAACCCGGCCCGGGAGGAGAACCCGGCCCGGGACCCCGTCCGTCGACCGAGCGCGTGCCCCCGTGCACCCTCCCGCCGAGTCCGCTCGCCCCGCGCCGTCACTGGGTCGTGGACGAGTCGGCCCGCGAGCTGCAGGACCGGGCCGGACCGGTGGACCCGCCCGGGGTGGCGCCTGCCGTCTCGCCCGCGGTCCCGCCCGTGGCCTCGCCGCGGCCCGATGGAGCGTCCGCCGCGGCCGTCGTGCTCGAAGAGGTGTCGCGGACCGGAGTCTTCCCGGTCTCCGACCTGGGCGAGCGGATGACGCTCGTGACAGATCTCGGCTTCGACTCCCTGATGCTGCAGGAGCTGGAAGTCGGCATCGGCAAGCGCGTACCCGGCTTCCGCACCGAGGAGCTGTTCTCGCCCGACCTCACCGTCGGCCGGCTGATCGCACTGGTCGATCCGGACCGCGCCGAGCCGGCACCCCCCGCGCAGCCGCCGCCCCGGGAGGCACTCCCGGAGTGGGGCGCGGGGACGGCGAGCGTCGACGACTTCCCGGAGGTGGGCCGGTTCGAGGAACGCCTGAACGCGATCGCCGACAGCGGGGCCCAGTATCCGTACTTCCGGGTCCACGAGGGCAACATCCGCGACACCACGGTGATCGGGGGGCGTGCGTACCTGTCCTTCGGAAGCTACAACTACCTGGGGATCTCCGGACATCCGGCGGTCAACGAGGCCGCGCGCCGAGCGGTCGACCGGTACGGGACCTCGGTCTCCGCGAGCCGGGTGCTGTCGGGTGAACGGGAGCTGACGGTCCGGCTGGAGCGGGCGCTGGCCGCCTTCCTCGGCGTCGGCGACTGTCTGACGCTGGTGAGCGGCCACGCCACGAACGTGACCGCGATAGGGCACCTCGTCGGCGCGCAGGACCTCGTGGTGCACGATGCGCTCGCCCACGACAGCATCCTGCAGGGCTGCGCCTTGTCCGGGGCGGCGCGGCGCCCGTTCGCCCACAACGACATCGGCCAGCTGGAACACATGCTGCGGCTCAACCGGTCCCGGTTCCGGCGGGTGCTGATCGCCGTCGAGGGCGCCTACAGCATGGACGGCGACCTCGTCGACCTGCCCGCCGTGATCGAGCTGAAGAAGCGTTACGGTGCGCTGTTGATGGTGGACGAGGCGCACAGCATCGGCACGGTCGGCGAACACGGCCGGGGCGTGGGCGAGTTCTTCGGCGTCGACCGGTCCGACGTGGACCTGTGGATGGGCACCCTCTCCAAGGCCTTCGCCAGCTGCGGCGGTTACCTCGGGGGCTCGCCCCGGATGGTGCGCTGGCTGCGCCACACGCTGCCGGGGTTCGTCTACAGCGTGGGCCCGACCCCGGCCAACGCGGCCGCGGCCCTGGCCGCGACCGAGCTGATCGCAGCGGAGCCGCACCGGGTCCGCACGCTGCGGCGCAACGCCCGGCTCTTCCTCGGCCTGGCCGCCTCGGCCGGTCTGGCCACCGGCTCCAGTGCCGACACCCCGATCGTGCCGTGCGTCCTCGGCGACTCGGCGCGGACCCTGCGCGTCGCGGGCGGGCTGTTCGACCGCGGGATCATCGCGGATCCGATCGTGCACCCCGCCGTGGAGGACGGACTGTCGAGGCTGCGGTTCTTCCTCACCAGCGAACACCGCGAGGACGACATCAGGCGTGCCGTCTCGGTCCTGGCCGAGGAGGTGGCCTCCACCGGGCACTGA
- a CDS encoding toxin: MRGAWKERSADQDRRSQLKKLRKAGARRIAELGLPEVTDVAELCRHLGEARDRPITLVPMQMPSTHPCGMWVAARDEDLIFYDANTTSAHQEHIILHELGHIICCHRGAGGLDEAAARLLFPNLDPQLVRDMLLRATYDDVQEQEAEIIAYLLSQRMGSAGQRHGAPPAADAEEGGDPGKSAMLSRIERTLI, encoded by the coding sequence ATGAGGGGCGCCTGGAAGGAGCGGTCGGCCGACCAGGACCGCCGCAGCCAGCTCAAGAAGCTCAGGAAGGCGGGCGCCCGGCGCATCGCCGAACTCGGCCTCCCCGAGGTGACCGACGTGGCCGAGCTGTGCCGCCACCTCGGCGAGGCGCGCGACCGTCCGATCACGCTCGTCCCGATGCAGATGCCCTCCACGCATCCGTGCGGCATGTGGGTCGCCGCACGCGACGAGGACCTCATCTTCTACGACGCCAACACGACCAGCGCGCATCAGGAGCACATCATCTTGCACGAGCTGGGCCACATCATCTGCTGCCATCGAGGGGCAGGCGGGCTGGACGAGGCGGCCGCCCGACTCCTCTTCCCCAACCTCGACCCCCAACTCGTACGGGACATGCTCCTGCGCGCGACCTACGACGACGTCCAGGAGCAGGAGGCGGAGATCATCGCCTATCTGCTCTCCCAGCGCATGGGCAGCGCCGGGCAACGGCACGGCGCGCCCCCGGCGGCGGACGCGGAGGAGGGCGGGGATCCCGGGAAGAGCGCCATGCTCAGCCGGATCGAACGCACCCTGATCTGA
- a CDS encoding NAD-dependent epimerase/dehydratase family protein, with product MSSHVVIGFGPAGAATARLLAEQGHSVRVVTTSGRSPEPGIQHFAFDATDSARLTETARGAAAIYHCAAPPYHHWARAWPPLASSALAAAEATGAVLVMLGNLYGYGPVDGPLTEDLPLAATGTKGRVRAAAWEQARKLHEQGRVRAVEVRASDFFGPGVTDGGHLAGRVLPPLLRGKPVSTLGDPDAPHSWTYLPDVARALAEVAGEERAWGRPWHVPTEPALSVREMVGRLAAQAGTGPVAVRRIPPAALGLASLFSPLIRELKEIRYQFDRPFAVDSGAYEAAFSVRATPVDQQVKETVDWWRERLAVTG from the coding sequence GTGAGCTCTCATGTCGTCATTGGTTTTGGACCTGCAGGCGCCGCCACCGCTCGGCTTCTGGCCGAGCAGGGCCATTCCGTAAGGGTGGTCACCACGTCGGGCAGAAGCCCGGAACCGGGAATCCAGCACTTCGCGTTCGACGCGACCGACAGCGCGCGGCTGACCGAGACCGCGCGGGGCGCCGCCGCGATCTACCACTGCGCCGCGCCTCCCTACCACCACTGGGCGCGCGCCTGGCCGCCCCTGGCCTCGTCGGCCCTGGCCGCGGCCGAGGCGACCGGTGCCGTCCTCGTGATGCTGGGGAACCTCTACGGCTACGGGCCGGTGGACGGTCCCCTGACCGAGGACCTCCCGCTCGCCGCCACCGGCACCAAGGGGCGGGTGCGCGCCGCCGCGTGGGAGCAGGCACGGAAGCTGCACGAGCAGGGCCGGGTCAGGGCGGTCGAGGTACGGGCCTCGGACTTCTTCGGCCCCGGCGTCACCGACGGCGGCCACCTGGCCGGACGGGTCCTGCCACCCCTGCTGCGGGGCAAGCCGGTCTCCACCCTCGGGGACCCGGACGCCCCGCACAGCTGGACCTATCTCCCCGACGTGGCCAGGGCCCTGGCCGAGGTCGCGGGCGAGGAGCGGGCCTGGGGCCGGCCGTGGCACGTTCCGACGGAGCCCGCGCTGTCGGTCCGGGAGATGGTCGGCCGCCTGGCCGCCCAGGCGGGCACGGGGCCGGTCGCGGTGCGCCGGATCCCGCCGGCCGCACTTGGCCTGGCCTCGCTCTTCTCCCCGCTGATCCGCGAACTGAAAGAGATCCGCTACCAGTTCGACCGCCCGTTCGCCGTCGATTCGGGTGCCTACGAGGCGGCGTTCTCGGTCCGGGCCACCCCCGTCGACCAGCAGGTCAAGGAGACCGTGGACTGGTGGCGCGAGCGCCTGGCGGTCACCGGGTGA
- a CDS encoding TetR-like C-terminal domain-containing protein has product MDSAASSTGDDVTPKTVVKDTARRQLVKLGAGGLSLDGVARDCGLALTDVEAVFAHRDDLLTALVIDAYDASGAAMERADEAAVKAGAPAGARLLAVTRALREWSFANPGEFTLIYGSPVPGYHAPQDTVPPASRTPGVLAGIVRSALVGGELAPPRRAVPGPPLLLPAAVEAFGGVPEAPFSDIIERGIVLWSNLIGLLVFQVFSRTHDSVRDEAAFFDYSIAVAAESIGLVVPSGETTD; this is encoded by the coding sequence ATGGATTCCGCAGCAAGTTCGACCGGCGACGACGTGACGCCGAAAACGGTGGTCAAGGACACCGCGCGTCGGCAGTTGGTGAAGCTGGGTGCCGGAGGGCTGTCCCTGGACGGCGTGGCACGCGACTGCGGTCTCGCTCTCACCGATGTCGAGGCCGTGTTCGCGCACCGCGACGACCTGTTGACCGCACTGGTCATCGACGCCTACGACGCGTCGGGCGCCGCGATGGAACGGGCCGACGAGGCCGCCGTCAAAGCCGGTGCCCCGGCGGGTGCACGGCTCCTCGCGGTGACGCGCGCCCTGCGGGAGTGGTCCTTCGCCAACCCCGGCGAGTTCACGCTGATCTACGGCTCCCCCGTGCCGGGCTACCACGCCCCGCAGGACACGGTCCCGCCCGCCTCGCGCACCCCCGGGGTGCTCGCCGGCATCGTGCGGTCGGCGCTGGTGGGCGGTGAACTCGCCCCGCCCCGGCGGGCGGTGCCCGGCCCGCCGCTCCTCCTGCCGGCCGCCGTGGAGGCCTTCGGCGGCGTCCCCGAGGCTCCGTTCTCGGACATCATCGAGCGCGGCATCGTCCTGTGGAGCAATCTGATCGGGCTGCTGGTGTTCCAGGTCTTCAGCCGCACCCACGACAGCGTCAGGGACGAGGCCGCGTTCTTCGACTACTCCATCGCCGTGGCCGCCGAGAGCATCGGGCTCGTGGTCCCCTCGGGCGAGACCACCGACTGA
- a CDS encoding MAB_1171c family putative transporter, giving the protein MNTTRTLCFVIAALSSYAALVYRLCQARRSWRDSAYRTLIATLLLQCLTFTMGAFAMGGKSLLGVGNLAILVMHLAAVAFCVSAQIILLRWAAADEATVRRTRYWLVCGITLDVLLTALFFLADGPGRPASDFDGTSEPLMLTYLLVFIVSQAVPCVTIYRQCGPYARMTDNATLRQALRLLSVASVVLFLYCSARTVNILTAAGGVDIGAWKVAASVFSSAGIVLLSLSLTNSSWGPSATRLLEWSRTYRTYRALYPLWRDLYEASPDIALEPPGASVSDLDYRLHRRVVEIRDGWRDLRPYIDRTAGGSDGAGGPGGEASEELRQAFTEAAQIKQALLAKRTGTVPHDNKDAGDFDDRDTDNFSAEVAWLTQVAAAYSKLGTAS; this is encoded by the coding sequence GTGAACACCACCAGAACCCTCTGCTTCGTCATAGCAGCGCTGTCGTCGTACGCGGCGCTCGTCTACCGGCTGTGCCAGGCACGCCGCAGTTGGAGGGACAGCGCCTACCGCACGCTGATCGCCACTCTGCTGCTCCAGTGCCTCACCTTCACCATGGGCGCCTTCGCCATGGGCGGCAAGAGCCTCCTGGGCGTCGGCAATCTCGCCATCCTCGTCATGCACCTGGCGGCGGTGGCCTTCTGCGTCAGCGCGCAGATCATCCTGCTCCGGTGGGCGGCCGCGGACGAGGCGACGGTGCGCAGGACGCGCTACTGGCTGGTCTGCGGCATCACCCTCGACGTGCTGCTGACGGCGCTGTTCTTCCTCGCCGACGGCCCCGGCCGGCCCGCCTCGGACTTCGACGGCACCAGCGAGCCGCTGATGCTCACGTACCTCCTGGTCTTCATCGTCTCCCAGGCGGTTCCGTGCGTCACCATCTACCGGCAGTGCGGCCCCTACGCCCGGATGACCGACAACGCCACGCTGCGGCAGGCCCTGCGGCTGCTCTCGGTGGCCTCGGTGGTCCTCTTCCTCTATTGCTCGGCGCGGACGGTCAACATCCTCACGGCGGCGGGCGGGGTCGACATCGGCGCCTGGAAGGTCGCCGCTTCGGTCTTCAGCTCGGCGGGCATCGTGCTGCTCTCGCTCAGCCTGACGAACTCCTCCTGGGGCCCCTCGGCCACCCGGCTCCTGGAGTGGTCCCGGACCTACCGGACCTACCGGGCGCTGTACCCGCTCTGGCGGGACCTGTACGAGGCCTCCCCGGACATCGCCCTGGAGCCGCCCGGCGCCTCGGTCTCGGACCTCGACTACCGACTCCACCGGCGGGTCGTCGAAATACGCGACGGATGGCGGGACTTGCGCCCGTACATCGACCGTACGGCCGGCGGCTCGGACGGGGCCGGCGGGCCGGGCGGGGAGGCGAGCGAGGAGCTGCGGCAGGCGTTCACGGAAGCGGCGCAGATCAAGCAGGCCCTGCTCGCGAAGCGGACCGGCACCGTCCCCCACGACAACAAGGACGCGGGCGACTTCGACGACCGCGACACGGACAACTTCAGTGCGGAAGTGGCCTGGCTCACCCAAGTCGCAGCCGCCTACAGTAAACTCGGCACCGCGAGTTGA
- a CDS encoding helix-turn-helix domain-containing protein gives MTGTESGSDDRPLLAVRLDHLFKTVRPKGKHWTNAEVAEELKRASPELKVGGVYLSQLRTGKRSNPSPDLLAALARFFGVSVAYFFDDKVAESVLSQIAAIEALRQSGVRAVAMRAAGMKKENLQAITAIMDQYRQMQGLPPVTDSSAPE, from the coding sequence ATGACCGGGACGGAAAGCGGGTCCGATGACCGGCCCCTGCTCGCAGTGCGCCTCGACCACCTGTTCAAGACGGTTCGTCCCAAGGGCAAGCACTGGACCAACGCCGAGGTGGCGGAGGAGCTGAAGCGCGCCAGCCCCGAACTCAAGGTCGGGGGCGTGTATCTGTCCCAGTTGCGGACGGGGAAGCGCTCCAACCCCTCACCCGACCTCCTCGCCGCCCTGGCCCGCTTCTTCGGCGTCTCGGTCGCCTACTTCTTCGACGACAAGGTCGCCGAGTCGGTGCTCAGCCAGATCGCCGCCATCGAGGCGCTGCGCCAGTCCGGGGTCCGCGCGGTGGCGATGCGCGCGGCCGGGATGAAGAAGGAGAACCTCCAGGCCATCACGGCCATCATGGACCAGTACCGGCAGATGCAGGGCCTGCCGCCGGTCACCGACTCCTCCGCACCCGAATGA